A region from the uncultured Sunxiuqinia sp. genome encodes:
- a CDS encoding T9SS type A sorting domain-containing protein: IAKNTLANITSFSIPNQIGNTEISEANRTISVTLPYGSSANNLIATFSLSAGATAKVGTTVQTSGTTANDFTSPVVYTITSEDGLTTKNWTINVTIAKNTLANIISFSIPNQTGSSVINEEDRTILVTLPYGTSANNLVAIYTLSAGATAKVGTIVQTSGTTANDFTSPVVYAIISEDGLTIKNWTVNVTIAKNTLANIISFSIPNQTGNTVINEEDRTISVTLPYGTSANNLIATFSVSAGATAKIGTTVQTSGTTANDFTSPVVYAITSEDGLTSKNWTINVTIAKNMLANITSFSIPNLTGSAEISEEDRTILVTLPYGTSVNNLVAIYTLSAGATAKVGTTIQTSGITANDFTSPVVYAITSEDGLTSKNWTINVTIAKNTLANITSFSIPNLTGSTEISEEDRTISVTLPYGTSVNNLVAIYTLSAGATAKVGTTIQTSGITANDFTSPVVYTITSEDGLTSNNWTVNVSQITGVNSILNSIETKVFPNPSEGIFKLRLKSSEYVNIKFEIINSLGTIILNRKVNFSGEKDELIDLSHASKGIYFLRICTDNSQEQLKLLLK, encoded by the coding sequence ATTGCAAAAAATACATTAGCCAATATAACTTCATTTAGTATCCCTAATCAAATTGGAAATACAGAGATAAGTGAAGCAAATAGAACCATTTCGGTAACTTTACCCTATGGCTCATCAGCGAACAATTTAATTGCAACATTTTCTTTATCGGCAGGAGCAACTGCAAAGGTTGGAACAACGGTTCAAACATCGGGGACAACTGCAAATGATTTTACTTCGCCTGTAGTTTATACAATAACTTCTGAGGATGGATTAACAACAAAAAACTGGACAATTAATGTTACTATTGCAAAGAATACGTTAGCGAATATAATATCATTTAGTATTCCAAATCAAACAGGAAGTTCTGTAATAAATGAAGAAGACAGAACCATATTGGTAACTCTACCCTATGGCACATCAGCAAATAATTTAGTAGCAATATATACTTTATCGGCAGGAGCAACCGCAAAGGTTGGAACAATAGTTCAAACATCGGGGACAACTGCAAATGATTTTACTTCGCCTGTAGTTTATGCAATAATTTCCGAGGATGGATTAACAATAAAAAACTGGACAGTTAATGTTACTATTGCAAAGAATACGTTAGCGAATATAATATCATTTAGTATTCCAAATCAAACAGGAAATACAGTGATAAATGAAGAAGACAGAACCATATCGGTAACTCTACCCTATGGCACATCAGCAAATAATTTAATTGCAACGTTTTCTGTATCGGCAGGAGCCACGGCTAAAATTGGAACAACGGTTCAAACATCGGGGACAACTGCAAATGATTTTACTTCGCCTGTAGTTTATGCAATAACTTCTGAGGATGGATTAACATCAAAAAACTGGACAATTAATGTTACTATTGCAAAGAATATGTTAGCGAATATAACCTCATTTAGTATTCCAAACCTTACAGGAAGTGCGGAAATAAGTGAAGAAGACAGAACCATATTGGTAACTCTACCCTATGGTACATCAGTAAATAATTTAGTAGCAATATATACTTTATCGGCAGGAGCAACTGCAAAGGTTGGAACGACGATTCAAACATCAGGAATAACTGCAAATGATTTTACTTCGCCTGTAGTTTATGCAATAACTTCTGAGGATGGATTAACATCAAAAAACTGGACAATTAATGTTACTATTGCAAAGAATACGTTAGCGAATATAACCTCATTTAGTATTCCAAACCTTACAGGAAGTACGGAAATAAGTGAAGAAGACAGAACCATATCAGTAACCTTACCCTATGGTACATCAGTAAATAATTTAGTAGCAATATATACTTTATCGGCAGGAGCAACCGCAAAGGTTGGAACGACGATTCAAACATCAGGAATAACTGCAAATGATTTTACTTCGCCGGTAGTTTATACAATAACATCGGAGGATGGATTAACATCAAATAACTGGACCGTTAATGTTTCTCAAATAACTGGAGTTAACTCAATTCTAAATTCAATTGAAACTAAGGTTTTTCCTAATCCATCAGAAGGTATATTTAAACTAAGGTTAAAATCCTCTGAATATGTAAATATCAAGTTTGAAATAATAAATTCTTTAGGAACAATAATTCTAAATAGAAAAGTAAATTTTAGTGGAGAAAAAGATGAATTAATCGATTTATCTCATGCTTCTAAGGGTATTTATTTTTTGAGAATATGTACCGACAATAGTCAAGAACAATTAAAATTATTACTTAAATAA
- a CDS encoding IS110 family transposase — MYKSKHFIGVDISKETFDVWDLSTGHHCYSNDSKGFRLFYKLMKSNTHCVMESTGSYYQQLAVFLYQKGIEVSVVNPLTIKRFIQMKLQQNKTDKSDARMIALFAQEQPLKQWIPEPEYIEKSKQLQKVVVLYLKQNTALKNHIQGLESRGVKTGRIITSLKRQLRHVKDEIVLLEQEIEVLIKQYDGDLLSNITSIPGVGKKTAVYLIIMSNGFRNFDNYRQVSAFFGLAPTEHTSGTSINGQSRISKRGNPNMRNHLFMCSFTASKCNPQCHALYQRIVNKGKSKKLALIAVCNKLVKQAFAIAKSGIPYDPAYRSTIVGQ; from the coding sequence ATGTATAAAAGTAAACATTTTATTGGAGTTGACATCTCAAAAGAGACATTCGATGTATGGGATTTATCAACAGGGCATCATTGTTACAGTAATGATTCAAAGGGTTTTCGCTTGTTTTACAAATTAATGAAGTCCAACACTCATTGCGTGATGGAATCAACCGGAAGTTATTACCAACAGCTTGCCGTTTTCCTCTACCAAAAAGGGATTGAAGTTTCTGTGGTAAATCCTTTAACCATTAAACGTTTTATTCAGATGAAGCTGCAGCAGAATAAAACCGATAAGAGTGATGCTCGAATGATTGCATTGTTTGCACAGGAACAGCCACTTAAACAATGGATTCCGGAACCTGAATACATCGAAAAGAGTAAGCAGCTTCAGAAAGTTGTAGTGTTATATTTAAAGCAGAATACAGCCTTAAAGAACCATATCCAGGGACTGGAAAGCAGGGGTGTTAAAACGGGCAGGATTATCACTTCATTGAAACGTCAGCTACGTCATGTTAAGGATGAGATTGTCCTTTTGGAACAGGAGATTGAAGTGCTTATAAAACAATACGATGGTGATTTATTGAGCAATATAACTTCTATTCCCGGAGTGGGAAAAAAGACTGCAGTTTACCTGATAATTATGAGTAATGGCTTTCGGAACTTCGATAACTACCGTCAGGTATCCGCATTCTTTGGACTGGCTCCTACGGAACATACTTCAGGTACAAGTATAAACGGGCAGTCCCGAATCAGTAAACGGGGCAATCCGAATATGCGCAACCATTTGTTTATGTGCAGTTTTACAGCCAGTAAATGCAATCCTCAGTGCCATGCATTGTATCAACGAATTGTAAACAAAGGAAAGTCAAAAAAGCTAGCTTTAATTGCTGTATGCAACAAATTGGTCAAACAAGCTTTTGCCATTGCCAAATCAGGGATACCATACGATCCGGCCTATCGAAGTACCATCGTCGGTCAATAA
- a CDS encoding sigma-70 family RNA polymerase sigma factor, with protein MFDNFYKTSILPFATIIIKICKAYTNTEEDFEDYYQEVCLQIWKSRNNFSKQAKWSTWVYKVSLNTCLTLLKKKKNNEYLFASDFNSFDINEKNQAFSDEVFNELYNAIKLLSEVDRAVILLYLEEKPYKEVAEIIGTSPSNISTRVDRIKKRLKIILNGKIN; from the coding sequence TTGTTTGATAATTTCTATAAAACGTCAATTTTACCTTTTGCCACAATTATAATAAAGATTTGTAAGGCATATACTAATACAGAGGAAGATTTTGAGGACTACTATCAGGAAGTTTGTCTGCAAATTTGGAAAAGCAGAAATAACTTTTCAAAACAAGCAAAATGGTCAACATGGGTTTATAAGGTATCACTCAACACCTGCCTAACATTACTAAAGAAGAAAAAGAACAATGAGTACCTTTTTGCTTCGGATTTCAACTCTTTCGACATCAACGAAAAAAACCAAGCCTTTAGTGATGAGGTATTTAACGAGCTTTATAATGCTATTAAGCTTCTCTCGGAAGTAGATAGAGCAGTAATTCTACTCTATTTGGAAGAGAAACCATACAAAGAAGTCGCTGAAATTATTGGGACTTCACCAAGCAATATCAGTACACGAGTTGATCGAATTAAAAAACGTTTAAAAATAATATTAAATGGAAAAATCAATTGA
- a CDS encoding APC family permease, with amino-acid sequence MNKQIGLKEAISIGIGGMVGGGIFAVLGLAVSLAKGGTPLAFLFAGILAVITSYSYVKLSTKYPDRGGTVKFINQGFGKTIFSGGASNLLWISYIIMLSLYASAFGSYAPNLLELTHDKAIDFHIYASVIIVLATAINYYSITVVGKIESYAVVIKLVILISFIFIGAYGLIGNANVAQLAVSNWETPIKLFAGGMVIFVAYEGFELIANAAPDIVNPEKNIPRAYYYSVIFVIILYIVIALVTVGSLPFSKIATAQDYVLAEAAKPMLGKIGFSIITVAALISTFSAINASLYGGSKVNYEIAEEDEIPHHFLAKLWNQPVGLMITAIATLILVNLLKLESISTAGSVGFLLIFGVVNLVGYRLSKETGSNKIIPMTGFVLCMVATIILINQQYASNTIGVITSIAIIGFCFLMEWIYKKSEKKKTESNNV; translated from the coding sequence ATGAATAAACAAATAGGTTTAAAAGAAGCTATTTCTATCGGAATTGGTGGAATGGTTGGTGGTGGAATTTTTGCAGTACTTGGACTTGCTGTTTCACTCGCAAAGGGCGGAACACCTTTAGCATTTTTATTTGCCGGCATTTTAGCAGTAATAACTTCTTACAGCTATGTTAAGCTTTCAACGAAGTATCCTGACAGAGGTGGAACGGTTAAATTCATCAACCAAGGTTTTGGAAAAACAATCTTTAGCGGAGGAGCTAGCAACTTATTATGGATAAGCTACATTATAATGCTTTCCCTTTATGCCTCAGCGTTTGGTTCTTACGCACCTAATTTATTAGAATTAACTCACGACAAAGCGATAGACTTTCACATTTATGCAAGTGTAATTATTGTTTTAGCAACAGCGATTAACTATTATAGTATCACTGTAGTTGGTAAAATAGAATCCTATGCTGTAGTTATCAAACTGGTAATTTTGATTTCCTTTATTTTTATTGGTGCTTACGGTTTAATAGGCAATGCAAATGTTGCTCAACTTGCAGTTTCAAATTGGGAAACACCAATCAAATTGTTTGCAGGCGGAATGGTGATTTTCGTAGCTTACGAAGGTTTTGAACTCATTGCAAACGCAGCACCAGATATCGTAAACCCTGAGAAGAATATTCCAAGGGCTTATTACTATTCTGTAATTTTTGTAATTATACTATACATCGTTATTGCGTTGGTAACAGTAGGCTCATTACCATTTTCGAAAATAGCAACAGCGCAAGATTATGTTTTGGCTGAAGCAGCAAAACCAATGCTGGGGAAAATCGGGTTTTCTATTATTACAGTTGCAGCCTTAATTTCAACTTTTTCAGCAATCAACGCATCTCTTTATGGAGGAAGTAAAGTAAATTACGAGATAGCAGAGGAGGATGAAATACCTCATCACTTTTTAGCAAAACTTTGGAATCAGCCAGTTGGATTAATGATTACCGCAATAGCTACATTAATTTTAGTAAACCTACTCAAATTAGAGAGTATCTCAACAGCAGGTAGCGTTGGCTTTTTACTCATATTTGGTGTAGTTAATCTTGTTGGATATCGATTATCAAAAGAAACAGGTAGTAATAAAATAATTCCTATGACAGGTTTTGTTTTATGTATGGTTGCTACAATCATTTTAATTAATCAACAATACGCTTCAAATACTATTGGTGTTATAACTTCAATAGCGATTATTGGATTTTGTTTTTTAATGGAATGGATTTATAAAAAGTCAGAAAAGAAAAAAACTGAGTCAAACAATGTATAA
- a CDS encoding helix-turn-helix domain-containing protein translates to MNDCNTFFLPLNDLLTVLNGKWKMRLILCLSSEPKRFNEMKKCHGISPRILSKELKELEMNGIVIKTEVKDSLNTVIYSLTEIGLELIPIIMQLQKWGDTHRHKVLAQIQQKK, encoded by the coding sequence ATGAATGATTGTAATACATTCTTTCTTCCATTAAATGATTTATTGACAGTGTTAAACGGAAAATGGAAAATGCGTCTGATTTTATGTTTGTCATCTGAACCCAAACGTTTCAATGAAATGAAGAAGTGCCATGGTATTTCACCACGAATTCTTTCTAAAGAATTGAAAGAATTGGAAATGAATGGAATAGTAATTAAAACAGAGGTTAAAGATAGCCTCAATACTGTAATTTATAGTTTAACTGAAATAGGATTAGAACTTATTCCCATTATTATGCAGCTTCAAAAATGGGGAGATACCCATCGACACAAAGTTTTAGCTCAAATACAACAAAAAAAGTGA
- a CDS encoding MarR family transcriptional regulator, whose translation MDKVQLDKSVNHHIALSAIMIKRVFYKILNENNLNITPEQWSILYYLSESANLTVSELAELTFKDFANISRITHKLEKAGLIKKQKHSTDKRISIFFITDTGTKLVNHVHKCAYKSTNISMQGIEPQEREIILRSLKLILINTNNYLK comes from the coding sequence ATGGATAAAGTACAATTAGATAAATCAGTAAACCATCATATTGCATTAAGTGCAATAATGATAAAGCGAGTATTCTATAAGATACTGAATGAAAACAACTTAAATATTACGCCAGAACAATGGAGTATATTGTATTATCTTTCAGAATCGGCAAATCTAACAGTAAGCGAGCTTGCCGAATTAACGTTTAAAGATTTTGCTAATATTAGCCGAATTACTCACAAATTGGAAAAAGCAGGTTTAATAAAAAAGCAAAAGCACTCTACCGATAAACGAATTTCAATTTTTTTTATAACAGATACAGGCACAAAGCTCGTCAATCACGTCCATAAATGTGCATATAAATCAACCAATATTAGTATGCAAGGAATTGAACCTCAAGAAAGGGAAATTATATTAAGAAGTCTGAAACTGATCCTCATAAATACGAATAACTATTTAAAATAA
- a CDS encoding DUF2269 family protein: MAELTVKQRKWLKSIHVIAAGVWITTGIVMFIIHFLGNDLSTGTELHLLNKIIYFIDMKLLVPSAVICLLTGWIYSQFTKWGYFKHGWLIFKWIITVLIIVLGTIFSGPWIEETVNISGEMGLKAIQNSDYIWYNTNHLILGVCMTTTLILTVFISIFKPKKTKKQNS; this comes from the coding sequence ATGGCAGAATTAACAGTAAAACAAAGAAAATGGTTAAAATCAATTCATGTTATTGCAGCTGGAGTTTGGATAACAACTGGAATTGTAATGTTTATAATACACTTTTTAGGCAACGATTTATCGACAGGAACTGAGTTACACTTGTTGAATAAAATTATCTATTTTATTGATATGAAGTTGCTCGTTCCTTCTGCTGTTATATGCCTTTTGACAGGTTGGATTTACTCGCAATTTACAAAATGGGGATATTTTAAGCATGGTTGGTTAATCTTTAAATGGATAATTACAGTTCTTATAATAGTATTAGGGACAATATTTTCTGGTCCATGGATTGAAGAAACAGTAAACATATCAGGGGAAATGGGTCTGAAAGCCATTCAAAATTCTGATTATATCTGGTATAACACGAATCACTTAATTTTGGGGGTTTGTATGACTACTACCCTTATTTTAACCGTTTTTATATCAATATTTAAACCAAAAAAAACTAAAAAACAGAACTCTTAA
- a CDS encoding ATP-binding protein, with protein sequence MKLPHHNSEICMHTKRNDKAVVVSVSDSGVGISKDNETNEYRPIDNNSRNAGRKRHRLRMLICKEFIDKHHGEIWAESDLKNGTTLAFFIPVA encoded by the coding sequence ATTAAGCTTCCTCATCATAATTCGGAAATTTGCATGCATACAAAAAGAAACGATAAGGCTGTAGTGGTTTCTGTAAGCGATAGCGGAGTTGGTATTTCAAAAGACAACGAAACTAATGAATATAGACCAATCGATAACAACAGCCGGAACGCAGGGAGAAAAAGGCACAGGCTTAGGATGCTGATTTGCAAAGAGTTTATCGATAAACACCATGGCGAGATATGGGCTGAAAGCGACCTAAAAAACGGAACAACACTCGCTTTTTTCATTCCTGTAGCCTAA
- a CDS encoding tetratricopeptide repeat protein: MNGSLKQVKDLIESNKLDEAQQLIQKSLDVDSSSEALYFYLGQIYYRQQKWGEAINAYHKVLELNPDHKEAQSNTEMARNILGYFTPDMFNP; this comes from the coding sequence ATGAATGGCTCACTGAAACAGGTTAAAGATCTCATTGAATCAAATAAATTAGATGAAGCACAGCAGCTGATTCAAAAATCCTTGGATGTGGATTCCTCGTCAGAAGCATTGTATTTTTATCTTGGACAGATTTACTATAGACAGCAAAAATGGGGTGAAGCAATCAATGCGTATCACAAAGTGTTGGAGTTGAACCCGGATCACAAGGAAGCACAATCCAATACTGAGATGGCAAGAAATATTTTAGGGTATTTCACACCTGACATGTTTAATCCTTAA
- a CDS encoding nitroreductase: protein MKDSQEISAWIKNRKSTFVNGLKEGGKIDDSVIEKLLGNATWAPSHGLVQAWQFKVFADEGVKRFFNVQQQIYKEITPADKFFDFKYHAYSEKWKRVSHIVAIIAKRDPHKRFPEQEDIVSVACAVENIYLSLEAFNIAGYLSTGDICYSEQMHNFLALEKEDTTIGFFILGEPDEAFQRPRRTRIAAEDKTEWIRK, encoded by the coding sequence ATGAAAGATTCACAAGAAATATCAGCATGGATAAAAAACCGGAAATCAACCTTTGTAAATGGATTAAAAGAAGGCGGTAAAATTGACGATTCAGTTATTGAGAAACTACTGGGAAATGCCACCTGGGCTCCATCGCATGGATTGGTTCAAGCCTGGCAGTTTAAAGTATTTGCCGACGAGGGAGTAAAACGCTTTTTCAATGTTCAACAGCAAATTTACAAAGAGATTACCCCCGCCGATAAGTTTTTCGATTTCAAGTATCATGCATACAGCGAAAAGTGGAAACGTGTTTCCCACATTGTCGCCATCATTGCAAAAAGAGATCCACACAAGCGTTTTCCGGAACAAGAGGATATCGTTTCGGTGGCCTGTGCAGTTGAGAACATCTACTTAAGTCTGGAGGCGTTTAACATTGCCGGGTACCTGAGCACCGGAGATATTTGCTATTCGGAACAAATGCATAATTTTCTGGCATTGGAAAAAGAAGATACTACAATTGGCTTTTTTATTTTAGGAGAGCCCGATGAAGCTTTTCAGCGCCCACGCCGAACACGAATTGCAGCTGAGGATAAAACCGAGTGGATTCGTAAGTAA
- a CDS encoding glutathione peroxidase, whose product MKTNFYEFKATSLEGKEIDFSTYEGKVILVVNTASKCGFTPQYEGLEKLHKKYKKQGLVILGFPCNQFGNQEPGTEEEIAEGCLVNYGVTFQMFKKVEVNGDQTHSVFKFLKHKLTGVLGSRIKWNFTKFLLDRSGNPVKRFAPITKPEKIEEDIKALL is encoded by the coding sequence GTGAAAACAAATTTTTATGAGTTTAAGGCTACCTCATTAGAAGGGAAAGAAATTGATTTTTCAACCTATGAAGGTAAAGTCATTTTAGTTGTAAATACCGCGAGTAAATGTGGATTTACTCCTCAATATGAAGGATTGGAGAAACTTCATAAAAAGTATAAAAAACAAGGCTTGGTCATTTTAGGATTTCCTTGCAACCAGTTTGGAAATCAAGAGCCCGGAACAGAAGAGGAAATTGCAGAAGGCTGCCTTGTAAATTATGGTGTTACTTTCCAAATGTTTAAAAAGGTTGAGGTTAACGGCGATCAGACACATTCAGTTTTTAAGTTTCTGAAACATAAATTAACCGGAGTTTTAGGAAGCCGTATAAAATGGAATTTTACCAAATTTTTGCTTGACAGAAGCGGAAATCCGGTAAAACGGTTTGCCCCGATTACGAAACCCGAGAAAATTGAGGAAGATATAAAAGCATTACTGTAG
- a CDS encoding aldo/keto reductase, which yields MKYNQLGNTGILVSELCLGTMTFGGKGFWETIGKVPQEEVNKLMKTALDGGINFIDTANAYSEGLSEKILGKSLTDLGINRQQVVVATKVRIRMGSGANQVGLTRAHIIDSVNDSLERMSLSYVDLLYIHGVDPLTPLEETMRGLEDVVRAGKVRYIGISNHPAWMVAKANAIAERNGWTPFCAGQYYYSLASRDIEREVIPMIGDQGMGLMPWSPLAGGFLSGKYTREKEKAGNSRRDDFDFPPLNKEKAYDIIDVMLKIAKNYGVSAAQVALAWMLRKPAVTSVIIGAKKLDQLNDNLASTKLQLTEDEINQLDEISALTPEYPGWMVQRQMHDRLMNQ from the coding sequence ATGAAATACAATCAATTAGGGAATACGGGAATTTTAGTCTCTGAATTATGTCTTGGAACAATGACGTTTGGCGGAAAAGGTTTTTGGGAGACTATTGGTAAAGTACCACAAGAAGAAGTCAACAAATTAATGAAAACAGCTTTGGATGGCGGAATTAATTTCATTGACACCGCGAATGCCTACTCTGAAGGGTTATCGGAAAAAATACTTGGCAAATCGCTTACGGATCTTGGGATCAACAGGCAACAAGTTGTTGTTGCTACCAAAGTCAGAATTCGGATGGGATCTGGAGCAAACCAAGTTGGTCTGACCAGAGCTCATATTATTGACTCGGTGAATGATAGTCTGGAGCGAATGAGCTTATCTTATGTCGACTTACTTTATATTCATGGTGTTGACCCACTGACTCCACTTGAAGAAACAATGCGTGGCTTGGAAGATGTTGTCAGAGCCGGGAAAGTTCGATACATTGGAATCAGTAATCATCCGGCATGGATGGTTGCCAAGGCAAATGCCATTGCCGAAAGAAATGGCTGGACACCTTTTTGTGCTGGTCAATATTATTACAGTCTGGCATCGCGGGATATTGAACGTGAAGTAATCCCGATGATCGGGGATCAAGGCATGGGGCTTATGCCGTGGAGTCCACTCGCTGGTGGATTTCTGTCGGGGAAATATACTCGGGAAAAAGAAAAAGCCGGAAATAGCCGACGAGATGATTTTGATTTCCCTCCACTAAATAAAGAAAAAGCATACGACATTATTGATGTCATGCTAAAGATTGCGAAAAATTATGGGGTTTCGGCAGCTCAAGTTGCTTTAGCCTGGATGCTTCGCAAACCAGCAGTAACAAGCGTTATTATTGGAGCAAAAAAATTAGACCAATTAAATGATAATTTGGCATCAACGAAGCTTCAACTTACAGAAGATGAAATCAATCAACTTGATGAAATTAGTGCATTAACACCTGAGTACCCGGGATGGATGGTTCAGCGTCAGATGCATGACAGGCTCATGAATCAATAA